From a single Polyangium spumosum genomic region:
- a CDS encoding OmpA family protein produces the protein MFARLIRGLACAGAVWLAPSAANAQTATALERLEPAPAGDGFFAVPRADVPEDLRATAALVVSYADAPLSLRVGQGGASREAGEIVAYQVTGHVLAALEVNRFLKVDLDVPVTLAQGGDSPSITGLVSAVPPGAPSSYASPEGAAMNDLRLGLRLVLLPQRGKVPAASLSYALWVPTGDTTAFTGTGQVRHMPSIVVGADMGRFYYSIALGRRVQETRGGRNLLGGELVAGGAIAFRFGRFSAHAELFGSTVTVEASPFGRATTHIEALFGGRATVGPLSLGLAGGPGLTAGVGTPTFRLLASAGASFDVPDREQARGGQGRTRDVGGAAAAADPEARPGTKQDPQGDEAPRVEAAEPVLADGDGDGIADVDDVCPNEPGARSADPKRFGCPLDTDGDGIADAADACPKERGEANVDPKITGCPASVRVEGTQIVILQEVNFATGSDVIAPESFPLLEQVASVMSQHPEIARVAIDGHTDNVGSERANVTLSQRRAVAVVRWLVDHGVDARRLEARGFGPRRPVASNDKPEGRAENRRVEFQILRRTPLGEAGWKEGSAKP, from the coding sequence ATGTTCGCCCGGCTGATCCGCGGTCTCGCGTGTGCGGGCGCCGTGTGGCTCGCGCCCTCCGCGGCGAACGCGCAGACGGCGACCGCGCTCGAGCGGCTCGAGCCCGCCCCCGCGGGAGACGGCTTCTTCGCCGTGCCACGCGCCGACGTGCCCGAGGACCTGCGCGCCACGGCCGCGCTCGTGGTCTCGTACGCCGATGCGCCGCTCTCGCTGCGCGTCGGGCAGGGCGGCGCGTCGCGCGAGGCCGGCGAGATCGTCGCGTATCAGGTCACGGGGCACGTGCTCGCCGCGCTCGAGGTGAACCGGTTCTTGAAGGTGGATCTCGACGTGCCCGTGACCCTCGCCCAGGGCGGCGATTCGCCTTCGATCACGGGCCTCGTCTCCGCCGTGCCGCCGGGCGCGCCGTCCTCGTACGCGTCGCCCGAGGGCGCGGCGATGAACGATCTGCGGCTCGGCTTGCGCCTCGTGCTCTTGCCCCAGCGCGGCAAGGTGCCCGCGGCGAGCCTGTCCTACGCGCTCTGGGTGCCGACCGGGGACACGACGGCGTTCACGGGCACGGGCCAGGTCCGGCACATGCCGTCGATCGTCGTCGGGGCCGACATGGGCCGGTTTTATTACTCGATCGCGCTCGGGCGGCGCGTGCAGGAGACACGCGGAGGGCGCAACCTGCTCGGCGGAGAGCTCGTCGCGGGAGGCGCGATCGCCTTTCGATTCGGCCGATTTTCGGCGCACGCCGAGCTCTTCGGCTCGACGGTGACCGTGGAGGCCTCGCCGTTCGGGCGGGCGACGACGCACATCGAGGCCCTGTTCGGCGGCCGCGCCACCGTGGGTCCGCTCTCGTTGGGCCTCGCCGGCGGGCCCGGGCTCACGGCCGGCGTCGGCACCCCGACGTTCCGGCTCCTGGCGAGCGCAGGCGCCTCGTTCGACGTGCCGGATCGAGAGCAGGCGAGGGGCGGGCAGGGCCGGACGAGAGACGTCGGCGGAGCCGCGGCGGCGGCGGATCCGGAGGCGAGACCAGGGACGAAGCAGGATCCGCAGGGGGACGAGGCGCCACGCGTCGAGGCGGCCGAGCCCGTCCTCGCCGACGGCGACGGCGACGGGATCGCCGACGTCGACGACGTCTGTCCGAACGAACCCGGCGCGAGGAGCGCCGATCCCAAGCGCTTCGGCTGCCCGCTCGACACGGACGGCGACGGGATCGCCGACGCCGCCGACGCCTGCCCCAAGGAGCGCGGCGAGGCGAACGTGGACCCGAAGATCACCGGCTGCCCGGCCTCGGTGCGCGTCGAGGGCACGCAGATCGTGATCCTGCAGGAGGTCAACTTCGCCACGGGCAGCGACGTGATCGCGCCCGAGAGTTTTCCGCTGCTCGAGCAGGTCGCCTCGGTGATGTCGCAGCACCCGGAGATCGCCCGCGTCGCGATCGACGGGCACACGGACAACGTGGGCAGCGAGCGGGCGAACGTGACGCTTTCGCAGCGGCGCGCGGTCGCCGTGGTGCGCTGGCTCGTCGATCACGGCGTGGACGCGCGGCGCCTGGAGGCGCGTGGCTTCGGGCCGCGGCGCCCGGTCGCGAGCAACGACAAACCCGAGGGGCGCGCCGAGAACCGGCGCGTGGAGTTCCAGATCCTCCGGCGCACGCCGCTCGGCGAGGCCGGCTGGAAGGAAGGCTCCGCGAAGCCGTGA
- a CDS encoding acyl-CoA dehydrogenase family protein, which yields MDRNLFREEHELFRQSFRKFVDREVKPNQERWMEQGSVDREAWRKAGEGGFLCPWLDPAHGGAGGDFLHSVVVIEEMARSYDAGFAMSLHSDIVVPYLEAFGTEEQKQRWLPGCASGELVTAIAMTEPGTGSDLAGIATTAVRDGDHYVLNGSKTFISNGILCDLCIVAAKTDTSPENAHRGISLFVVEAGTPGFVKGKKLRKMGLPSQDTSELVFEDCRVPVKNRLGEEGGGFMMLMQKLQQERLVVAIGCQAAAERILEDTVAYCKERKAFGKPISKFQNTQFKLAECATKVEVGRAFLDRLISEHIAGKYLVKECSMSKLWQTEMLGEVVDECLQFFGGYGYMLEYPVTRAYMDARVQRIFAGTNEIMKVIIAKQMGL from the coding sequence ATGGACAGGAACCTCTTTCGTGAAGAGCACGAGCTGTTTCGTCAATCCTTCCGCAAGTTCGTCGACCGTGAGGTCAAGCCGAACCAGGAGCGGTGGATGGAGCAGGGGAGCGTCGACCGCGAGGCGTGGCGCAAGGCGGGCGAGGGCGGGTTCCTTTGCCCGTGGCTCGATCCGGCCCACGGCGGCGCCGGCGGGGATTTCCTGCATTCGGTGGTCGTGATCGAGGAGATGGCGCGGTCGTACGACGCGGGCTTCGCGATGTCGCTGCACTCGGACATCGTGGTGCCGTACCTCGAGGCGTTCGGCACGGAGGAGCAGAAGCAGCGCTGGTTGCCCGGCTGCGCGTCGGGTGAGCTCGTGACGGCGATCGCGATGACCGAGCCCGGGACGGGCAGCGATCTCGCGGGGATCGCGACGACGGCCGTGCGCGACGGGGACCATTACGTGCTGAATGGGTCGAAGACGTTCATCTCGAACGGCATCCTGTGCGACCTCTGCATCGTGGCGGCGAAGACGGATACGAGCCCGGAGAACGCGCACCGGGGCATCAGCCTGTTCGTCGTGGAGGCGGGCACGCCCGGCTTCGTGAAGGGCAAGAAGCTGCGCAAGATGGGGCTGCCCTCGCAGGACACGAGCGAGCTCGTGTTCGAGGATTGCCGCGTGCCCGTGAAGAACCGGCTCGGCGAGGAGGGCGGGGGCTTCATGATGCTGATGCAGAAGCTCCAGCAGGAGCGGCTCGTCGTGGCGATCGGGTGTCAGGCGGCGGCGGAGCGGATCCTCGAGGACACGGTGGCGTATTGCAAGGAGCGCAAGGCGTTCGGCAAGCCGATCTCGAAGTTCCAGAACACCCAATTCAAGCTGGCCGAGTGCGCGACGAAGGTCGAGGTGGGCCGCGCGTTCCTCGATCGGCTCATTTCGGAGCACATCGCGGGCAAGTACCTCGTGAAGGAGTGCTCGATGTCGAAGCTCTGGCAGACGGAGATGCTCGGCGAGGTGGTCGACGAGTGTTTGCAGTTCTTCGGCGGGTACGGGTACATGCTCGAATACCCGGTGACGCGGGCGTACATGGATGCGCGCGTGCAGCGGATCTTCGCCGGGACGAACGAGATCATGAAGGTGATCATCGCGAAGCAGATGGGGCTGTAG
- the hxsC4 gene encoding radical SAM protein HxsC4, which produces MSDAAPAPEPTIAERLSGREERIHVSIGAVCNNNCVFCMEEDRDGRYVNNSAMTAERVRWILEQNQGAEEVCFTSGEPTTRPELPELVSMAKGLGYRKISVMTNGRRLSHLPYAALLAKAGMNRFYVSIHGHTKKLHEGLTRTPDSFEQTAAGLASITKLKRFGVELHTSTVITDRNLPHLLDIYRFLRGLGVDQVVFNVMQANGRADTYFEQIFPRYTEIAAAFRRFLEDVGEARPMAFLVDIPLCTTEGVADFNRGYVERYRHFDLGDQANLKAARAPERAADGRGRGLVLVTRQDLDEAERDKRPACETCKYGPQCEGVWRNYLKRYGWDEFVPIVGAPNAR; this is translated from the coding sequence TTGTCCGACGCAGCCCCTGCCCCCGAGCCGACCATCGCCGAGCGGCTTTCTGGCCGCGAGGAGCGGATCCACGTCTCGATCGGCGCCGTCTGCAACAACAACTGCGTCTTCTGCATGGAAGAGGATCGCGACGGCCGCTACGTGAACAACTCGGCGATGACCGCCGAGCGCGTGCGCTGGATCCTCGAGCAGAACCAGGGCGCCGAGGAGGTCTGCTTCACCTCCGGCGAGCCCACGACGCGCCCCGAGCTGCCCGAGCTCGTGTCGATGGCCAAGGGCCTCGGCTACCGCAAGATCAGCGTGATGACGAACGGCCGCAGGCTCTCGCACCTGCCCTACGCCGCGTTGCTCGCCAAGGCCGGGATGAACCGGTTCTACGTCTCGATCCACGGCCACACGAAGAAGCTACACGAGGGCCTCACCCGCACCCCCGACAGCTTCGAACAAACCGCCGCCGGCCTCGCCTCCATCACCAAGCTCAAGCGCTTCGGCGTCGAGCTGCACACCTCGACGGTGATCACCGACCGCAACCTGCCGCATCTGCTCGACATCTACCGCTTCCTGCGCGGGCTCGGCGTCGACCAGGTGGTCTTCAACGTGATGCAGGCGAACGGCCGCGCCGACACCTACTTCGAGCAGATCTTCCCGCGGTACACCGAGATCGCCGCCGCGTTCCGGCGCTTCCTCGAGGACGTCGGCGAGGCCCGGCCCATGGCCTTCCTCGTGGACATCCCGCTCTGCACGACGGAGGGCGTGGCCGACTTCAACCGCGGGTACGTCGAGCGCTACCGGCACTTCGATCTCGGCGATCAGGCCAACCTGAAGGCCGCGCGCGCCCCCGAGCGCGCGGCGGACGGACGCGGCCGGGGGCTCGTCCTCGTCACGCGGCAAGATCTCGACGAGGCCGAGCGGGACAAACGGCCCGCGTGCGAAACATGCAAATACGGGCCGCAATGCGAGGGTGTCTGGCGCAACTACCTCAAGCGTTACGGCTGGGACGAGTTCGTCCCGATCGTTGGCGCTCCAAACGCTCGATGA
- a CDS encoding FecR domain-containing protein: MRTASRGALAALGLVLFAAPRARADTPPPPGFLEPIVHWGVQKGETCEDIAKVMYGSATHVPLIQRYNRVDCAGRKSLPEGITLILPKAVTSVPDARIKSAHPDVRGRPSGGAWDAVGTGASLYRNHNVQTMDEGRAHIEFLDHTHVFLAQNTLVVIYGTAKNTRVSKVPPTVELEAGEVQAGLSALRGEPAEVAVPDGGVVRAASRDTVVERKKTRTTVAVFDGKASVQSGGRSVTVPKDFGTRFEGTAPPIPPRPLPPAPRWEGGGSPSVVLAPPGTAVITTSWQPVEKAKAYRLEVSRDEGFHDLVVREEIPADVRSFRAEKMPPGSYRVRVRAIDVEEYLGVASDVRTIEVVAAELRGEGVRFEGKTLTVNPYGVLALAAGSRVEVALDEGPFGPPPAEIDLLKQAPKTLRFRTKSGLEERVTLVPLPVASAPAATFDEASREIRVRVATTGLGGIDIPARVAPRLRLRLGERVETVPLAVGEGGALRASIPVAAARGPAQLDVLDARGRLLGATTLLVPEKPAPPPPRPPSPRHLGAWLPPFRPAGVTAVPWTSPTAPATVGRGLSAGITANGPVFQANGRVSGSFGPLGLDALIVTTPFEQADAAQMPGSVPTEDMAWLGARYLVHRRGASELEIAPLFRIGLPLENQRDLMFDLGAAAGGARGRMTWVANAGARFLLSEPSARIPWVQPYLLIGATYDPLRWLRAYVVADAHVLATIGTFRSVVVPYGLTAGVEAGGSVFLTLSGWIGRAESVTWQAAGTVTGSLGFRLEGEGR, encoded by the coding sequence ATGCGAACAGCATCGAGAGGAGCTCTGGCCGCCCTCGGCCTCGTGCTCTTCGCCGCGCCGCGCGCCCGCGCCGACACGCCGCCGCCGCCCGGCTTCCTCGAGCCCATCGTGCACTGGGGCGTGCAGAAGGGCGAGACGTGCGAGGACATCGCCAAGGTGATGTACGGCTCGGCCACGCACGTGCCGCTGATCCAGCGCTACAACCGCGTCGACTGCGCGGGCCGCAAAAGCCTGCCCGAGGGCATCACGTTGATCCTGCCGAAGGCCGTCACGAGCGTGCCCGACGCGCGGATCAAATCGGCCCACCCCGACGTGCGCGGCCGGCCCTCCGGCGGCGCGTGGGACGCGGTCGGCACGGGCGCCTCGCTCTACCGCAACCACAACGTCCAGACGATGGACGAGGGTCGCGCGCACATCGAGTTCCTCGACCACACGCACGTCTTCCTCGCGCAGAACACGCTCGTCGTGATCTACGGAACGGCCAAGAACACGCGCGTCTCGAAGGTGCCGCCGACGGTCGAGCTCGAGGCGGGCGAGGTGCAGGCGGGTCTGTCCGCGCTGCGCGGCGAGCCGGCCGAGGTCGCCGTGCCCGACGGCGGCGTGGTGCGCGCGGCGTCCCGCGACACGGTCGTCGAGCGGAAAAAAACACGCACCACGGTGGCGGTCTTCGACGGCAAGGCCTCCGTCCAGTCGGGCGGACGTTCTGTCACGGTCCCGAAGGACTTCGGCACGCGCTTCGAAGGGACCGCGCCCCCGATCCCGCCGCGCCCCCTGCCGCCCGCGCCGCGCTGGGAGGGCGGCGGATCCCCCTCCGTCGTGCTCGCGCCCCCGGGCACGGCCGTCATCACCACGAGCTGGCAGCCCGTCGAGAAGGCCAAGGCCTACCGGCTCGAGGTCTCGCGCGACGAGGGGTTTCACGACCTCGTCGTCCGCGAGGAGATCCCCGCCGACGTGCGCTCCTTCCGCGCCGAAAAGATGCCCCCGGGCTCGTACCGCGTGCGCGTCCGGGCCATCGACGTCGAGGAGTACCTGGGCGTCGCCTCCGACGTGCGCACGATCGAGGTCGTCGCCGCCGAGCTCCGCGGCGAGGGTGTACGCTTCGAGGGCAAGACCCTCACGGTCAACCCGTACGGCGTCCTCGCGCTCGCGGCCGGCAGCCGGGTCGAGGTGGCCCTCGACGAAGGCCCCTTCGGCCCCCCGCCCGCCGAGATCGACCTGCTCAAGCAAGCCCCGAAGACGCTGCGTTTCCGCACGAAGAGTGGCCTCGAGGAGCGCGTCACCCTCGTCCCTTTGCCCGTCGCGTCCGCGCCCGCGGCGACCTTCGACGAGGCCTCGCGCGAGATCCGCGTCCGCGTCGCCACGACGGGCCTCGGCGGCATCGACATCCCGGCGCGTGTCGCGCCGCGCCTGCGCCTCCGCCTCGGCGAGCGCGTGGAGACCGTCCCGCTCGCCGTGGGTGAAGGCGGCGCCCTGCGCGCGTCGATCCCGGTCGCGGCCGCGCGTGGACCCGCCCAGCTCGACGTCCTCGACGCCCGCGGGAGGCTGCTCGGCGCGACCACGCTCCTCGTCCCGGAGAAGCCCGCCCCTCCTCCGCCGCGGCCCCCCTCGCCTCGCCACCTCGGCGCTTGGCTGCCGCCCTTCCGCCCGGCCGGCGTCACGGCCGTGCCCTGGACCAGCCCGACGGCGCCCGCGACCGTCGGACGAGGCCTCAGCGCCGGCATCACCGCGAACGGCCCCGTCTTCCAGGCGAACGGCCGGGTGAGCGGCTCCTTCGGCCCGCTTGGCCTCGACGCGCTCATCGTGACCACGCCCTTCGAGCAGGCGGACGCGGCGCAGATGCCGGGCAGCGTACCCACCGAGGACATGGCCTGGCTCGGCGCGCGGTACCTCGTCCACCGGCGCGGGGCGTCCGAGCTCGAGATCGCGCCGCTCTTCCGGATCGGCCTTCCGCTCGAGAACCAGCGTGACCTGATGTTCGACCTCGGCGCCGCCGCGGGTGGGGCGCGCGGGCGCATGACGTGGGTCGCCAACGCGGGGGCGCGGTTCCTCCTGAGCGAGCCCTCCGCGCGGATCCCCTGGGTGCAGCCGTACCTGCTCATCGGCGCGACCTACGACCCGCTCCGCTGGCTCCGGGCGTACGTCGTCGCCGACGCGCACGTGCTCGCCACGATCGGGACGTTCCGCAGCGTGGTCGTCCCTTATGGCCTCACGGCCGGCGTCGAGGCGGGCGGATCGGTCTTCCTCACGTTGTCCGGCTGGATCGGGCGTGCGGAGAGCGTCACCTGGCAGGCGGCGGGCACGGTGACGGGATCCCTCGGCTTCCGCCTGGAAGGAGAAGGCCGATGA
- a CDS encoding adenylate/guanylate cyclase domain-containing protein → MKLGSIGARALLLFAAVGLVPVGAVVALLLSVNRQAVQTSEQQLQAAVLEELERATMRHVEDVRIDADAVAFALHQAARVKPGAQAAGDGLDTVRAILGTRRGLGAVRFEVPERGVSTVLRQSGEGAAAGLDVPASTPEMRRAADDHGMSASLLGPSKGLLVVPIPAIEGEGAKAPRGYVTAALDLAELQREIDDIANSRFGGAVGLVVVDPARRSVASHGMPEIGAFADTTSHPLWEGFSRENPGVVGVARVAPYRAEGGADMIGVVRFVPGLGWGVALARREEDAFAVLTAMERRGALVAAFAALLALAAALLSARWIARPIVHLAGQTRLVAERRWRELSLSSPRTDEIGTLTIELSRMAQDLEGSEIEIGRQARQRADLGRFLSKELVEAIVSGRHELALGGRRAAVSVLFADVVAFTPLAETRPAEEVVTLLNELFSVLTEVVFRHGGTVDKFIGDCIMAVWGAPVAQEDHAARALAAAEDMMRFLETANESFRERYGTTIELGIGINSGEVLVGNIGSDKRMEYTVIGDVVNVAARLEAIARPNQVLVAEATRELVASDAFELSSLGERALTGRSATTKVYELVTA, encoded by the coding sequence GTGAAGCTCGGATCGATCGGCGCGCGCGCGCTCCTGCTCTTCGCCGCGGTCGGGCTCGTGCCCGTCGGCGCCGTGGTCGCGCTGCTGCTCTCCGTGAACCGCCAGGCGGTGCAGACGAGCGAGCAGCAGCTCCAGGCCGCCGTGCTGGAGGAGCTCGAGCGCGCCACGATGCGGCACGTCGAGGACGTGCGTATCGACGCCGACGCCGTGGCGTTCGCGCTGCATCAGGCGGCGCGCGTGAAGCCCGGCGCCCAGGCCGCGGGGGACGGGCTCGATACGGTCCGCGCGATCCTCGGCACGCGCCGCGGGCTCGGCGCCGTGCGCTTCGAGGTCCCCGAGCGCGGCGTGAGCACGGTATTGCGCCAGAGCGGCGAGGGCGCGGCCGCGGGGCTCGACGTGCCTGCCTCGACGCCCGAGATGCGCCGCGCCGCCGACGATCACGGCATGAGCGCCTCGCTCCTCGGGCCGAGCAAGGGCCTGCTCGTCGTGCCCATCCCCGCGATCGAGGGCGAAGGCGCGAAGGCGCCGCGGGGGTACGTCACCGCCGCGCTCGACCTCGCCGAGCTGCAGCGCGAGATCGACGACATCGCGAACAGCCGCTTCGGCGGCGCCGTCGGCCTCGTCGTGGTCGACCCGGCGCGGCGCAGCGTGGCGTCGCACGGCATGCCCGAGATCGGGGCCTTCGCCGACACCACGAGCCACCCGCTCTGGGAGGGTTTTTCCCGGGAGAACCCCGGCGTCGTGGGCGTGGCGCGGGTCGCGCCGTACCGCGCCGAGGGCGGGGCGGACATGATCGGCGTCGTCCGGTTCGTCCCCGGGCTCGGCTGGGGCGTGGCGCTCGCGCGGCGCGAGGAGGACGCCTTCGCCGTGCTCACGGCCATGGAGCGCCGCGGCGCGCTCGTGGCGGCCTTCGCGGCCCTGCTCGCGCTCGCGGCGGCGTTGCTCTCGGCGCGCTGGATCGCGCGGCCGATCGTGCACCTCGCGGGGCAAACGCGCCTCGTGGCCGAGCGTCGATGGCGCGAGCTCTCGCTCAGCTCGCCTCGCACCGACGAGATCGGCACGCTCACGATCGAGCTGTCGCGCATGGCGCAGGACCTCGAGGGCAGCGAGATCGAGATCGGCCGTCAGGCCCGCCAGCGCGCGGATCTCGGCCGGTTCTTGAGCAAGGAGCTCGTCGAGGCGATCGTGAGCGGCCGGCACGAGCTCGCCCTCGGCGGCCGTCGCGCTGCGGTGAGCGTGCTCTTCGCCGACGTCGTCGCCTTCACCCCGCTCGCCGAGACCCGGCCCGCCGAGGAGGTCGTCACGCTCTTGAACGAGCTCTTCTCGGTGCTCACCGAGGTCGTCTTCCGGCACGGCGGCACGGTGGACAAGTTCATCGGCGACTGCATCATGGCCGTGTGGGGCGCGCCGGTCGCGCAGGAGGATCACGCGGCCCGCGCCCTCGCCGCGGCCGAGGACATGATGCGTTTCCTCGAGACGGCGAACGAGTCGTTCCGCGAGCGGTACGGCACCACGATCGAGCTCGGCATCGGCATCAACTCGGGCGAGGTCCTCGTGGGCAACATCGGCTCGGACAAGCGGATGGAGTACACCGTCATCGGTGACGTGGTGAACGTGGCCGCGCGCCTCGAGGCGATCGCCCGCCCGAACCAGGTGCTCGTCGCCGAGGCGACGCGCGAGCTCGTGGCGAGCGACGCCTTCGAACTCTCGTCCCTCGGCGAGCGCGCGCTCACAGGCCGGAGCGCGACGACGAAGGTCTACGAGCTCGTGACAGCCTGA
- a CDS encoding sigma 54-interacting transcriptional regulator gives MNRPPFGSDPSLAPGVSGVGRNSETTPQFSDPVMIPRLELCVEREAGKATERVVVLEGELFRIGSHASNDLVITDPMVSRFHCRIARGPGGFRLLDTGSLNGSRIGGVRLRDADLPLPECRIELGESIVRVRELSATAADDVPAAPSFGSIFGASLGMRRMFELLKRVAKTDANVLIEGESGTGKELIATEIVRRSPRANKPLVIVDCGAISPNLIESELFGHVRGAFTGAERNRVGAFEAADGGTVFLDEIGELPLDMQPKLLRAIASRDIRRMGENQSRKVDVRVVAATNRRLEREVNLGRFREDLYYRLSVVTVRVPPLRERIEDVPLLVNCFLSALEATDKAHLFSPEVLSEMSRHDWPGNVRELRNYVERLVVLETEAPSFRDEEDGALGAADKPTSAAAAVDIEVPFKTAKDTMIDQFERAYLTMLLAWAEGNVSRAARKAQLDRMYLHRLLQRHGLRRAGALE, from the coding sequence ATGAACAGGCCCCCGTTCGGAAGTGATCCGTCCCTGGCCCCCGGCGTGTCCGGCGTCGGACGGAACTCGGAGACCACGCCGCAGTTCTCGGATCCCGTGATGATCCCGCGGCTCGAGCTCTGCGTGGAGCGCGAGGCGGGCAAGGCGACCGAGCGCGTCGTGGTGCTCGAGGGCGAGCTCTTCCGGATCGGCTCGCACGCGAGCAACGATCTCGTGATCACGGACCCGATGGTGTCGCGTTTTCATTGCCGGATCGCGCGCGGGCCCGGGGGTTTTCGGCTCCTCGACACGGGCTCGCTGAACGGCTCGCGGATCGGCGGCGTGCGCCTGCGCGACGCGGATCTGCCGCTGCCCGAGTGCCGCATCGAGCTCGGCGAGTCGATCGTGCGGGTGCGCGAGCTCAGCGCCACGGCCGCGGACGACGTGCCCGCGGCGCCGAGCTTCGGCTCGATCTTCGGCGCGTCGCTCGGCATGCGCCGGATGTTCGAGCTGCTGAAGCGGGTCGCGAAGACGGACGCGAACGTGCTCATCGAGGGCGAGAGCGGCACGGGCAAGGAGCTCATCGCCACGGAGATCGTGCGCCGGAGCCCACGCGCGAACAAGCCGCTCGTGATCGTCGACTGCGGGGCGATCTCGCCGAACCTCATCGAGAGCGAGCTCTTCGGCCACGTGCGTGGCGCCTTCACGGGCGCCGAGAGGAACCGCGTCGGCGCGTTCGAGGCCGCCGACGGGGGCACGGTCTTCCTCGACGAGATCGGCGAGCTGCCGCTCGACATGCAGCCCAAGCTGCTGCGCGCGATCGCGTCGCGCGACATCCGCCGCATGGGCGAGAACCAGTCGCGCAAGGTCGACGTACGCGTGGTCGCCGCGACGAACCGCAGGCTGGAGCGCGAGGTGAACCTCGGCCGGTTCCGCGAGGATCTCTACTACCGCCTGAGCGTGGTCACGGTGCGCGTCCCGCCGCTCCGGGAGCGGATCGAGGACGTCCCGCTGCTCGTGAACTGCTTCCTCTCGGCGCTGGAGGCGACGGACAAGGCGCACCTCTTCTCGCCCGAGGTGCTCTCGGAGATGTCGCGTCACGACTGGCCGGGCAACGTCCGCGAGCTCCGGAACTACGTCGAGCGCCTGGTGGTGCTGGAGACCGAAGCGCCGAGCTTCCGCGACGAGGAAGACGGGGCCCTCGGCGCTGCGGACAAGCCCACGTCCGCCGCGGCCGCCGTCGACATCGAGGTGCCCTTCAAGACGGCGAAGGACACGATGATCGACCAGTTCGAGCGCGCCTACCTGACGATGCTGCTCGCCTGGGCCGAAGGGAACGTGAGCCGCGCGGCCCGCAAGGCGCAGCTCGATCGGATGTACCTGCACCGGCTCTTGCAGAGGCACGGCCTCAGGCGC
- a CDS encoding serine/threonine-protein kinase — MSDRRISVRPPGSEALDELEAQHHTTLQTGIAAQDPPRAPSPRERGGGHVGLVLGDKYRLLARIGAGGMGEVYRGEHVTLRMPVAVKLLHYKIALEPDYVRRFYREARAATLLDHPNVVRVIDFGEDHGIPFLVMEYLVGTTLHAWLRDRDAAPPLADVRDILGQICDAFEVAHARGIVHRDLKPENVFLTDVGGKRTAKILDFGLAHVELPKGEDRGPTLTQPEAVGGTPEYMSPEQCHSLAVGPSTDIYAIGCVLTAMLQGRPPFLGKNSVEIISAHLFLPPPPLTRPAGSEPVPPLLEKLRLEMLAKQPERRPASATVVKQRLEDALDPQSLATQLVTRKGNEPLGGRASRAPQWEGQTTRALDSTDPGHGLAEVGWIRLASPAGVDAACVTGLASQGIYLVPLEALDEKAQQKLGVVVVDAGGDVEAAATKIAEVARILPRARVLVCATSLTPERMTRLVSAGAADVASAPASPDGLGKKIGRILRRGR, encoded by the coding sequence ATGAGCGACCGTCGCATCAGCGTCCGCCCGCCTGGCAGCGAGGCCCTCGACGAGCTCGAGGCCCAGCACCACACGACGCTGCAAACCGGCATTGCTGCGCAGGATCCGCCACGCGCCCCCTCCCCTCGCGAGCGTGGAGGGGGTCACGTCGGCCTGGTCCTCGGCGACAAATACCGCCTGCTCGCGCGGATCGGCGCCGGCGGAATGGGCGAGGTGTACCGCGGCGAGCACGTGACCTTGCGGATGCCGGTCGCGGTGAAGCTGCTCCATTACAAGATCGCGCTCGAGCCCGACTACGTGCGCAGGTTCTACCGCGAGGCGAGGGCCGCGACGCTGCTCGATCACCCGAACGTCGTGCGCGTGATCGATTTCGGCGAGGACCACGGGATCCCCTTCCTCGTGATGGAGTACCTCGTCGGCACCACGCTGCACGCGTGGCTGCGCGACCGCGACGCGGCGCCGCCGCTCGCCGACGTGCGGGACATCCTCGGCCAGATCTGCGACGCCTTCGAAGTGGCGCACGCGCGCGGCATCGTGCACCGCGACCTGAAACCCGAGAACGTCTTCCTGACGGACGTGGGCGGCAAGCGCACCGCGAAGATCCTCGATTTTGGCCTCGCGCACGTGGAGCTGCCGAAAGGCGAGGACCGGGGCCCGACCTTGACGCAGCCCGAGGCGGTCGGGGGCACGCCCGAATACATGAGCCCCGAGCAATGCCATTCGCTCGCGGTGGGCCCCTCGACGGACATCTACGCGATCGGCTGCGTCCTGACGGCGATGCTGCAAGGCCGCCCGCCCTTCCTCGGGAAAAACTCGGTCGAAATCATCTCGGCGCACCTGTTTTTGCCGCCGCCGCCGCTCACGCGCCCCGCGGGCTCGGAGCCCGTGCCGCCGCTGCTCGAGAAGCTGCGGCTCGAGATGCTGGCGAAGCAGCCGGAGCGCAGGCCGGCGAGCGCGACCGTCGTCAAGCAGCGCCTCGAAGACGCGCTCGACCCGCAATCGCTGGCGACGCAGCTCGTCACGCGCAAAGGCAACGAGCCGCTCGGCGGCCGAGCGTCCCGCGCGCCGCAATGGGAAGGGCAAACCACGCGCGCACTCGACTCCACGGACCCGGGCCACGGCCTCGCGGAGGTCGGATGGATCCGCCTCGCGAGTCCAGCGGGCGTCGACGCCGCCTGCGTGACGGGCCTCGCCTCCCAGGGCATCTACCTCGTCCCCCTCGAAGCGCTCGACGAAAAGGCCCAGCAAAAGCTCGGCGTGGTCGTCGTCGACGCCGGAGGCGACGTGGAGGCGGCGGCCACGAAGATCGCCGAGGTCGCGCGGATCCTGCCGCGGGCGCGGGTCCTCGTGTGCGCCACGTCGCTCACGCCCGAACGAATGACGCGCCTCGTCTCGGCGGGCGCGGCCGACGTGGCGAGCGCCCCGGCGAGCCCGGATGGGCTCGGGAAGAAGATCGGGCGGATCTTGAGGCGGGGAAGATAG